A segment of the Ferroacidibacillus organovorans genome:
CGACACTTTCATCAATGCCATCTTGGAAGGTGATCTCCATGGAGAGCGCTGACACCTGCCCCACGACCAGCCTCATCACGTCCGTGTGCAGGACAAAATCTGACCTGAATGAGTCCGAGATCGAGGAAATCATCCGCGTCGCCGGCCATCTGCAAATGATGGCTGATCTCAATGGATCCGACGTGTTTATCGACTGTCTCTGGAGAGGGCGTGAAGACCAAGCTGTCGTCGTCGCTCAGGCTAAACCGTCAACCGGAAAAAGCCTCTACTCCGAGTTCATTGTCGGGCAACGCATCCTGCGTGACAACGAGCCCGGCGCTTTTATGCTTTCCAGACTGGCAAGTATGTGACTGGCACCCGCGC
Coding sequences within it:
- a CDS encoding histidine kinase N-terminal domain-containing protein produces the protein MESADTCPTTSLITSVCRTKSDLNESEIEEIIRVAGHLQMMADLNGSDVFIDCLWRGREDQAVVVAQAKPSTGKSLYSEFIVGQRILRDNEPGAFMLSRLASM